Proteins encoded together in one Diabrotica undecimpunctata isolate CICGRU chromosome 3, icDiaUnde3, whole genome shotgun sequence window:
- the LOC140436203 gene encoding uracil-DNA glycosylase-like, whose translation MTDFQYFIQEYPVLFKDSNIDESWKPLLASIFTTKINQLNRIASFLSEDPYWFPKSNTLWSFTRFCRPVDVKVIIVGQDPSDADATGLAFSKDIGAGIYPSTETILKEVRSDIGENKLRRFPRNYGNLEYWAKQGVLLLNAALTKGTDRDHLEIGWKDIVIELMKQLQQKNGNIAFMFWGEHAKSLRVHVNGVCKNQIWNQNSAGHPSGYNDINNFLGCKHFSKANAWLVANGMTPIDWCPVPPGNSS comes from the coding sequence ATGACtgattttcagtattttattcaAGAATATCCTGTGTTATTTAAAGACAGTAATATAGATGAATCATGGAAACCTTTACTGGCAAGTATttttaccactaagataaaccaACTAAACCGCATAGCATCGTTTTTATCAGAAGATCCTTATTGGTTTCCAAAAAGTAATACATTATGGTCTTTTACAAGATTTTGTAGACCTGTTGATGTGAAAGTGATTATAGTGGGTCAAGATCCAAGTGATGCTGATGCTACTGGTCTGGCGTTCAGTAAAGATATTGGTGCAGGAATTTATCCGTCAACAGAAACTATTTTAAAAGAAGTTAGAAGTGATATTGGTGAAAACAAACTTAGAAGGTTTCCAAGAAATTACGGAAATTTGGAATACTGGGCTAAACAAGGAGTCCTTCTTTTAAATGCAGCTTTAACAAAAGGTACAGATAGAGATCATCTGGAAATTGGATGGAAAGATATTGTAATAGAGTTAATGAAACAGTtacaacaaaaaaatggaaatataGCATTTATGTTTTGGGGAGAGCATGCTAAGAGTTTAAGAGTTCATGTTAACGGTGTGTGCaagaatcaaatatggaatcaAAATTCCGCTGGGCATCCCTCTGGTTATAATGACATAAACAACTTCTTGGGCTGCAAGCATTTCTCGAAGGCTAATGCATGGTTAGTAGCAAACGGCATGACACCTATCGATTGGTGTCCAGTTCCTCCAGGAAATAGTTCCTAA